A genomic window from Cyprinus carpio isolate SPL01 chromosome B9, ASM1834038v1, whole genome shotgun sequence includes:
- the LOC122138425 gene encoding caspase-8-like codes for MKGEKRGVCLIINNCDFDNCGLRNRDGTDIDKKSLEVVFQWLGFEVLTERNCDRHQILQVLRDLAARDHTSADCVVCCVLSHGKIKGIVGVDGQIVTYRELIETLSPSQCPTLFEKPKLFFIQACRGTDDQPAAFPQIFPDDEVMPVSDSAVPRDSIPKMADYLLAMSTVPHYVSYREKDHGTWFIQSLCHNLKLLVPRGVDLLSILTQVNSDWSKKTDKSGLRKQMPQPEFTLTKRKLARPFHNVLLQFMIPLKHISMDRHTDVHQQCLHDL; via the exons ATGAAGGGGGAGAAGAGAGGAGTCTGTCTGATCATCAACAACTGTGACTTTGACAACTGTGGACTACGGAACAGAGACGGAACAGACATTGACAAAA AAAGTCTGGAGGTTGTGTTCCAGTGGTTGGGCTTTGAGGTCCTGACTGAACGGAACTGTGATCGCCATCAGATTCTGCAGGTGCTGAGGGACCTGGCTGCTCGTGACCACACGTCAGCGGATTGCGTGGTGTGCTGTGTGCTGAGCCACGGAAAAATAAAAGGCATTGTCGGGGTTGATGGACAGATTGTCACCTATAGGGAGCTGATAGAGACCCTGAGTCCAAGTCAATGTCCCACTCTCTTCGAAAAACCCAAACTGTTCTTCATTCAGGCCTGTAGGGGTACCGACGATCAGCCAGCAGCATTTCCTCAAATTTTCCCAGATGATGAAGTCATGCCAGTCAGCGATTCAGCTGTACCCAGAGACTCCATACCTAAGATGGCAGACTACCTATTAGCCATGTCCACTGTACCGCATTACGTCTCATACAGGGAAAAAGACCATGGAACCTGGTTTATACAGTCCCTCTGCCACAACTTGAAACTGCTGGTGCCAAG GGGTGTCGATCTACTCTCCATTCTGACGCAGGTGAATAGCGATTGGAGCAAAAAGACGGACAAAAGCGGTTTGAGGAAGCAGATGCCACAGCCAGAGTTCACCCTCACCAAGAGAAAACTCGCACGCCCCTTCCATAATGTCCTGCTACAGTTCATGATACCTCTCAAACACATCAGCATGGACAGACACACAGATGTTCATCAGCAATGTTTACATGACCTGTGA
- the LOC109097397 gene encoding interferon-inducible double-stranded RNA-dependent protein kinase activator A homolog, producing the protein MADFQVTKAPQRCQEKTPVQILHEHGIKTGSAPVYELIQADGDTHEPCFMFTVTIGDFTCNGRGSTKKAAKHEAAEAALKLLKRDAQLNDQRDGLSPEADDTSNPVGVLQELAMQRVWCLPEYVVCLGNGNDFLKEFSVTCRLEGLEESGSGSSKKLARRAAAERMLGKLQSLSGSPEITWSPPSRVYVESLRQSTGEKISLLRRTPLSILNTDYIQMLLEISLELGFQVTYVDIDELTVNGQYQCLVELSTRPVTVCHGTGMTSSNAHNTAAHNALQYIKMVASKL; encoded by the exons ATGGCCGATTTTCA AGTCACAAAGGCTCCCCAGCGCTGTCAGGAGAAGACACCAGTGCAGATCCTGCACGAGCATGGCATTAAAACGGGCAGCGCGCCTGTGTACGAGCTCATCCAGGCTGATGGAGACACGCACGAGCCCTGCTTCATGTTCACTGTCACCATAGGAGACTTCACATGCAATG GTCGAGGATCCACTAAAAAGGCTGCTAAACATGAAGCCGCAGAAGCCGCTTTGAAATTATTGAAGCGAGACGCCCAGCTAAA TGATCAGAGAGATGGTCTTTCTCCCGAAGCCGATGACACATCCAATCCTGTCGGAGTACTGCAG GAGCTGGCCATGCAGAGAGTGTGGTGTCTGCCGGAGTATGTGGTGTGTTTGGGGAATGGGAATGATTTTTTGAAGGAGTTCTCCGTCACCTGCCGTCTGGAAGGACTGGAGGAGTCAG GCTCCGGCAGCTCCAAAAAGCTGGCCAGGCGTGCAGCAGCCGAACGCATGCTGGGGAAACTGCAGAGCCTGTCCGGATCTCCTGAGATCACGTGG AGCCCACCGTCTCGCGTGTATGTGGAAAGCTTACGGCAGTCCACGGGGGAGAAGATTTCCCTCCTGAGGAGGACGCCGCTCAGCATCCTGAACACAGACTACATTCAGATGCTGCTGGAGATCTCTCTGGAGCTGGGCTTTCAGGTCACATACGTAGACATCG acgAGCTGACAGTGAACGGTCAGTACCAGTGTTTAGTCGAACTGTCCACCCGGCCGGTGACGGTGTGCCACGGCACAGGGATGACCAGCAGTAACGCCCACAACACCGCAGCACATAACGCCCTGCAGTACATCAAGATGGTCGCTAGTAAACTCTGA